In a genomic window of Ipomoea triloba cultivar NCNSP0323 chromosome 3, ASM357664v1:
- the LOC116013879 gene encoding cyclic dof factor 2-like: MSDSSKDPAIKLFGKTIQLPEIPASTAPATEGSCPDDAPGDDSSARHGSGSGNDPAEDGGGGEEDEHLQKNQNGGKLDESKEDESLMAEELTDQTNEMETDELKTASNNKDCGAMKKSEVEEQGETGNSQEKALKKPDKILPCPRCNSMETKFCYFNNYNVNQPRHFCKNCQRYWTAGGTMRNVPVGAGRRKNKNSGSHYRHVTISEPFPSARVDLPNGIQLPTINPNGTLLTFGSDTPLCESMASVLNIAEKTMQNGSINGFHKLEELGVPVPHGAGDNGDDRSSGSSVTAASTKDESVKNEVPGRQNCPNFAPQLPCFPGAPWPYPLTAVQWSSAIPPPGYCPPGFPMPVYPAPAYWGCAVPGSWSVPWVSPPIAPQHHMPSTSGPNSPTLGKHSRDENMLKPVNSEGEDPKKESNPEKCLWVPKTLRIDDPEDAAKSSIWATLGIKNDKADSAGSGLFKAFQSKDDEKTDASENSTVLQANPAALSRSLNFHENS, encoded by the exons ATGTCGGATTCGAGTAAAGACCCGGCGATAAAGCTGTTTGGGAAGACAATCCAGCTCCCGGAAATTCCGGCCTCGACGGCGCCGGCGACGGAGGGCTCTTGCCCGGACGATGCTCCCGGCGATGACAGCTCAGCTCGGCATGGCTCCGGTTCAGGAAATGACCCGGCTGAGGACGGCGGGGGCGGAGAAGAAGATGAACACCTGCAAAAG AATCAAAATGGAGGAAAGTTAGATGAGAGTAAGGAGGATGAATCTTTGATGGCAGAAGAGTTAACTGATCAGACTAATGAGATGGAGACTGATGAGTTGAAAACGGCGTCTAACAATAAAGATTGTGGAGCGATGAAAAAGTCGGAGGTGGAGGAACAGGGGGAAACGGGTAATTCACAAGAGAAGGCTCTGAAAAAACCGGACAAGATACTTCCATGTCCTCGCTGTAATAGCATGGAGACTAAGTTCTGTTATTTCAACAATTACAATGTTAACCAGCCCCGCCACTTCTGCAAGAACTGTCAGAGGTATTGGACGGCTGGTGGGACGATGAGGAATGTACCGGTTGGTGCTGGCCGAAGGAAAAATAAGAATTCGGGTTCCCATTACCGCCATGTGACCATCTCGGAGCCCTTTCCAAGTGCTCGAGTAGACCTTCCGAATGGAATCCAGCTTCCTACTATCAATCCCAATGGCACCCTTCTTACGTTTGGCTCTGATACGCCTCTCTGTGAGTCCATGGCTTCAGTACTGAACATTGCTGAGAAAACGATGCAGAACGGTTCGATAAACGGGTTCCACAAACTCGAGGAGCTTGGAGTTCCGGTCCCTCATGGAGCTGGAGATAATGGAGATGATCGTTCGAGTGGATCCTCGGTCACTGCTGCAAGTACCAAGGACGAAAGTGTAAAAAATGAAGTGCCAGGGAGACAGAACTGCCCGAACTTCGCTCCTCAGTTGCCATGCTTCCCCGGTGCTCCTTGGCCTTATCCATTGACTGCAGTTCAGTGGAGCTCTGCAATACCTCCGCCCGGTTACTGCCCTCCTGGCTTTCCTATGCCAGTTTACCCCGCCCCCGCTTATTGGGGTTGTGCTGTACCAGGTTCTTGGAGTGTCCCTTGGGTTAGCCCGCCTATCGCCCCTCAACACCACATGCCATCAACTTCCGGCCCTAATTCTCCAACTTTGGGCAAGCATTCGCGGGACGAAAACATGCTGAAACCAGTCAACAGCGAGGGAGAAGATCCCAAAAAGGAAAGCAATCCCGAGAAGTGCCTGTGGGTTCCTAAAACTCTCCGAATTGATGATCCCGAAGATGCTGCAAAAAGTTCTATCTGGGCAACGTTGGGAATAAAAAACGACAAAGCTGATTCAGCCGGCAGTGGCCTTTTCAAGGCCTTCCAGTCAAAAGACGACGAGAAGACTGATGCTTCAGAAAACTCGACTGTATTACAAGCCAATCCAGCCGCACTATCCAGGTCACTAAACTTCCACGAGAACTCATAA